In one Streptomyces marincola genomic region, the following are encoded:
- a CDS encoding maltokinase N-terminal cap-like domain-containing protein has protein sequence MSESSPPRTAPARTPLADAPQGGALLRSLTGLLARWLPGQRWFAGKGRPMGGLTLVAATELLPCTAQGTAPGLLHLLIRTRAEEGDPAQAPPSGDCYQVLLGVRPALPPALGPALVGRPTEGPLRGRAVYEALHDPRLAGLLLERLRTPGRIGALRFTPAPGASVPAGLPPRVLTGEQSNSSVVYGDAHILKLFRRVSPGVNPDLELPLALAEAGSDRVPAPAAWFEAHVQEPPPDGDRSPAERAPEPLTLGVLTPFLGGSVDGWQLALQSLGHRTDFTSASHSLGRATAEVHTALAGALPTDVLRRPQLEQTATGMVERLTEATAAVPALRPYGSGLRRAYEALGAFARRGGTCPVQRLHGDLHLGQVLLTPDPRGRGSHWSVIDFEGEPARPLTDRRRPGPPVRDVAGMLRSFDYAACQHRTGGPWVEEWSRANRAAYCRGYAEASGNDPLAQRELLLAYETDKAVYEVLYEARHRPAWLHVPMAAIRRLAQGAD, from the coding sequence ATGTCGGAAAGCTCCCCGCCCCGGACGGCTCCGGCCCGGACCCCGCTCGCCGACGCGCCGCAGGGCGGCGCCCTGCTCCGCTCCCTGACCGGTCTGCTCGCGCGCTGGCTCCCCGGGCAGCGCTGGTTCGCCGGCAAGGGCCGCCCGATGGGCGGGCTCACCCTGGTCGCCGCGACCGAACTGCTGCCCTGCACCGCCCAGGGCACCGCGCCCGGGCTGCTGCACCTGCTGATCCGCACCCGCGCGGAGGAGGGCGACCCGGCGCAGGCCCCGCCCTCGGGCGACTGCTACCAGGTGCTGCTCGGCGTCAGACCCGCGCTGCCGCCCGCGCTCGGCCCCGCCCTCGTGGGGCGCCCGACCGAGGGGCCGCTGCGCGGCCGGGCCGTGTACGAGGCCCTGCACGACCCCCGGCTCGCCGGCCTGCTGCTGGAACGGCTGCGCACGCCGGGCCGCATCGGCGCCCTCCGCTTCACGCCGGCCCCCGGCGCCTCGGTGCCCGCCGGGCTGCCGCCCCGCGTCCTCACCGGCGAGCAGTCCAACTCCTCGGTGGTGTACGGCGACGCGCACATCCTGAAGCTGTTCCGCCGCGTCAGCCCCGGCGTCAACCCCGACCTCGAACTGCCGCTCGCGCTGGCCGAGGCGGGCTCCGACCGGGTGCCGGCCCCCGCCGCCTGGTTCGAGGCGCACGTCCAGGAACCGCCGCCCGACGGCGACCGCTCCCCGGCGGAGCGGGCGCCCGAGCCGCTGACGCTCGGGGTGCTCACGCCGTTCCTCGGCGGCTCGGTCGACGGCTGGCAGCTGGCGCTCCAGTCCCTGGGCCACCGCACCGACTTCACCTCCGCGTCCCACTCACTCGGCCGCGCGACGGCCGAGGTGCACACCGCGCTCGCCGGCGCGCTGCCCACGGACGTCCTGCGCCGCCCGCAGCTCGAACAGACCGCGACCGGCATGGTCGAACGGCTCACCGAGGCCACCGCGGCCGTGCCCGCGCTGCGCCCCTACGGCTCGGGGCTGCGGCGCGCCTACGAGGCGCTCGGCGCCTTCGCGCGGCGCGGCGGCACCTGCCCCGTCCAACGCCTGCACGGCGACCTGCACCTCGGCCAGGTGCTCCTCACACCCGACCCCAGGGGCCGCGGCTCCCACTGGTCGGTGATCGACTTCGAGGGCGAGCCCGCCAGGCCGCTGACCGACCGGCGCCGCCCCGGGCCGCCCGTGCGGGACGTCGCGGGGATGCTGCGGTCGTTCGACTACGCGGCCTGCCAGCACCGCACCGGCGGCCCGTGGGTCGAGGAGTGGTCCCGGGCCAACCGGGCCGCCTACTGCCGCGGCTACGCCGAGGCGTCGGGCAACGACCCGCTGGCGCAGCGCGAACTGCTGCTCGCCTACGAGACGGACAAGGCCGTCTACGAGGTGCTGTACGAGGCCAGGCACCGCCCGGCGTGGCTGCACGTCCCGATGGCGGCGATCCGCCGCCTGGCCCAGGGCGCCGACTGA
- the treS gene encoding maltose alpha-D-glucosyltransferase has translation MSVNEPVPDTFEDTPDRDRDPEWFKRAVFYEVLVRSFQDSNGDGIGDLKGLTARLDYLQWLGVDCLWLPPFFKSPMRDGGYDVSDYTDVHPHFGDLADFVEFVDAAHQRGMRVIIDFVMNHTSDQHRWFHESRTDPDGPYGDYYMWADDDKQYADARIIFVDTESSNWTFDPVRKQYYFHRFFSHQPDLNYRSAAVQEEILSALRFWLDLGIDGFRLDAVPYLYAEEGTNCENLPASHAFLKRVRAEIDAHYPDTVLLAEANQWPEDVVDYFGDFDKGGDECHMAFHFPVMPRIFMAVRRESRYPVSEILAKTPQIPSGCQWGIFLRNHDELTLEMVTDEERDYMYAEYAKDPRMRANIGIRRRLAPLLDNDRNQIELFTALLLSLPGSPILYYGDEIGMGDNIWLGDRDAVRTPMQWTPDRNAGFSSCDPGRLYLPNIMDPVYGYQVTNVEAAMSSPASLLHWTRRMVEIRKQNRAFGLGTYSELPSSNPAVLAYLREYEDDLVMCVNNFSRFSQPTELDLQPFAGRVPVELIGGVRFPPVGELPYLLTLAGHGFYWFRLREVPES, from the coding sequence ATGAGCGTCAATGAGCCGGTCCCCGACACATTCGAGGACACGCCCGACCGCGACCGCGACCCCGAATGGTTCAAGCGCGCGGTGTTCTACGAGGTCCTGGTCCGCTCCTTCCAGGACAGCAACGGCGACGGAATCGGCGACCTGAAGGGCCTCACGGCCCGGCTGGACTACTTGCAGTGGCTCGGCGTCGACTGCCTCTGGCTGCCGCCCTTCTTCAAGTCGCCCATGCGCGACGGCGGGTACGACGTCTCGGACTACACCGACGTGCACCCGCACTTCGGCGACCTCGCGGACTTCGTCGAGTTCGTCGACGCGGCGCACCAGCGGGGCATGCGGGTCATCATCGACTTCGTCATGAACCACACGAGCGACCAGCACCGGTGGTTCCACGAGTCGCGCACGGACCCGGACGGCCCGTACGGCGACTACTACATGTGGGCCGACGACGACAAGCAGTACGCGGACGCGCGCATCATCTTCGTCGACACCGAATCGTCCAACTGGACGTTCGACCCGGTCCGCAAGCAGTACTACTTCCACCGCTTCTTCTCCCACCAGCCGGACCTCAACTACCGCAGCGCCGCCGTGCAGGAGGAGATCCTGTCGGCGCTGCGGTTCTGGCTGGACCTGGGCATCGACGGCTTCCGGCTCGACGCGGTGCCGTACCTGTACGCCGAGGAGGGGACCAACTGCGAAAACCTTCCTGCGTCGCACGCGTTCCTCAAGCGGGTGCGCGCCGAGATCGACGCGCACTACCCCGACACGGTGCTGCTGGCCGAGGCCAACCAGTGGCCCGAGGACGTCGTGGACTACTTCGGGGACTTCGACAAGGGCGGCGACGAGTGCCACATGGCGTTCCACTTCCCGGTGATGCCGCGCATCTTCATGGCGGTGCGCCGGGAGTCCCGCTACCCCGTGTCGGAAATCCTGGCCAAGACCCCGCAGATCCCCTCGGGCTGCCAGTGGGGGATCTTCCTGCGCAACCACGACGAGCTGACCCTGGAGATGGTCACCGACGAGGAGCGCGACTACATGTACGCGGAGTACGCCAAGGACCCGCGCATGCGCGCCAACATCGGCATTCGGCGGCGGCTCGCCCCGCTGCTCGACAACGACCGCAACCAGATCGAGCTGTTCACGGCGCTGCTGCTGTCGCTGCCGGGCTCGCCGATCCTGTACTACGGCGACGAGATCGGCATGGGCGACAACATCTGGCTCGGCGACCGCGACGCGGTCCGCACCCCCATGCAGTGGACACCCGACCGCAACGCCGGCTTCTCCTCGTGCGACCCCGGCCGGCTGTACCTGCCGAACATCATGGACCCGGTGTACGGCTACCAGGTCACCAACGTGGAGGCGGCTATGAGTTCCCCCGCCTCGCTGCTGCACTGGACCCGGCGGATGGTGGAGATCCGCAAGCAGAACCGGGCGTTCGGGCTCGGCACGTACAGCGAGCTGCCCTCGTCCAACCCGGCCGTGCTCGCCTACCTGCGCGAGTACGAGGACGACCTGGTGATGTGCGTCAACAACTTCTCGCGGTTCTCCCAGCCCACGGAGCTGGACCTCCAGCCCTTCGCGGGCCGGGTCCCGGTGGAGCTGATCGGCGGGGTGCGCTTCCCGCCCGTGGGGGAGCTGCCCTACCTGCTGACCCTCGCGGGCCACGGCTTCTACTGGTTCCGGCTGCGTGAAGTCCCGGAGTCGTAG
- a CDS encoding alpha-1,4-glucan--maltose-1-phosphate maltosyltransferase, with protein MIGRIPVLDVQPRVDCGRRPVKAVPGETFQVSATVFREGAEAVGANVVLRDPNGRGGPWTPMRELAPGTDRWGAEVTPDSEGRWTFAVEAWGDPVASWRDVARVKIPAGVDTELTLSEGAQLLQQAAAAVPKSEGKDVVLAAVVALADASLPPTVRLASALTPEVTAVLARHPLRELLTASRPMPLLVERERALFGSWYEFFPRSEGAVAGRGRRPAHGTFRTAAERLPAIAEMGFDVVYLPPVHPIGTSFRKGRNGALTAGRDDVGSPWAIGSPDGGHDAVHPDLGTMEDFDAFVSAARSLGLEVALDFALQCSPDHPWVKSHPEWFRRRGDGSIAFAENPPKKYQDIYPISFENDFRGLVTETLRVLRLWMAHGVRVFRVDNPHTKPVVFWEKVIAEINRTDPDVIFLAEAFTRPAMMRTLAQIGFQQSYTYFTWRNTKQELTEYLTELTRETAPYMRPNFFVNTPDILHAYLQHGGRAAFETRAVLAATLSPSWGMYSGYELCENTPAAPGSEEYQDSEKFQLRPRDWAGARAAGTSIAPLITVLNTLRRSHPALRQLRDLHFHRTDNDHILAYSKRSRTPHADCVLIVVNLDPHHTHEATVSLDMEQLKGYGLTPAQETGAESFPVCDELTGETYHWGRDNYVRLEPGRADAYASSAHILALRPSSQTGGSPTP; from the coding sequence ATGATCGGTCGTATCCCTGTTCTTGACGTCCAGCCGCGCGTTGACTGCGGGCGGCGCCCCGTCAAGGCGGTGCCGGGCGAGACCTTCCAGGTCAGCGCCACCGTCTTCCGGGAGGGCGCGGAGGCGGTCGGGGCCAACGTCGTCCTGCGCGACCCGAACGGGCGCGGCGGCCCCTGGACCCCCATGCGCGAACTCGCCCCCGGCACCGACCGCTGGGGAGCCGAGGTGACCCCCGACAGCGAGGGGCGCTGGACCTTCGCGGTGGAGGCGTGGGGCGACCCCGTCGCCTCCTGGCGCGATGTCGCCCGCGTCAAGATCCCCGCGGGCGTCGACACCGAACTGACCCTGTCGGAAGGCGCGCAGCTGCTCCAGCAGGCGGCCGCGGCCGTGCCCAAGAGCGAGGGCAAGGACGTCGTCCTGGCCGCCGTCGTCGCGCTGGCGGACGCCTCGCTCCCCCCTACCGTGCGGCTCGCGTCCGCCCTGACCCCCGAGGTGACGGCCGTGCTCGCCCGCCACCCGCTGCGCGAACTCCTCACCGCCTCGCGGCCGATGCCGCTGCTCGTGGAGCGCGAACGCGCGCTGTTCGGCTCGTGGTACGAGTTCTTCCCGCGCTCCGAGGGTGCCGTGGCGGGCCGGGGCCGCCGGCCTGCGCACGGCACCTTCAGGACCGCGGCCGAGCGGCTGCCCGCCATCGCGGAGATGGGCTTCGACGTCGTCTACCTGCCGCCGGTCCACCCCATCGGCACCTCGTTCCGCAAGGGCAGGAACGGCGCGCTGACCGCGGGCCGCGACGACGTCGGCTCGCCCTGGGCGATCGGCTCGCCCGACGGCGGCCACGACGCGGTCCACCCCGACCTCGGCACGATGGAGGACTTCGACGCGTTCGTCTCCGCGGCCCGCTCCCTCGGCCTCGAAGTCGCCCTCGATTTCGCACTCCAGTGCAGCCCTGACCACCCGTGGGTGAAATCGCACCCCGAATGGTTCCGCAGGCGCGGCGACGGGAGCATCGCGTTCGCCGAGAACCCGCCGAAGAAGTACCAGGACATCTACCCGATCTCGTTCGAGAACGACTTCCGCGGCCTGGTCACGGAGACGCTGCGCGTCCTGCGGCTGTGGATGGCGCACGGCGTGCGCGTCTTCCGCGTGGACAATCCGCACACCAAGCCCGTGGTCTTCTGGGAGAAGGTCATCGCGGAGATCAACCGCACCGATCCCGATGTCATCTTCCTGGCCGAGGCGTTCACGCGGCCCGCCATGATGCGGACGCTCGCGCAGATCGGCTTCCAGCAGTCGTACACCTACTTCACCTGGCGCAACACCAAGCAGGAGCTGACGGAGTACCTGACGGAGCTGACGCGCGAGACGGCGCCATACATGCGCCCCAACTTCTTCGTCAACACGCCCGACATCCTCCACGCCTACCTCCAGCACGGCGGGCGGGCCGCGTTCGAGACCCGGGCCGTGCTGGCCGCGACGCTGTCGCCGAGCTGGGGCATGTACTCCGGCTACGAGCTGTGCGAGAACACCCCGGCCGCGCCGGGCAGCGAGGAGTACCAGGACTCGGAGAAGTTCCAGCTGCGACCCCGCGACTGGGCCGGGGCGCGGGCGGCGGGCACGTCCATCGCACCGCTGATCACCGTGCTGAACACCTTGCGCCGCAGCCACCCCGCCCTGCGCCAGCTGCGCGATCTGCACTTCCACCGCACGGACAACGACCACATCCTGGCCTACTCGAAGCGCTCGCGGACACCTCACGCCGACTGCGTACTGATCGTGGTCAACCTCGATCCCCACCACACCCACGAAGCAACGGTCTCGTTGGACATGGAGCAACTCAAGGGCTACGGCCTCACACCCGCTCAGGAGACGGGTGCCGAGTCCTTCCCGGTGTGCGACGAGCTCACCGGAGAGACCTACCACTGGGGCAGGGACAACTATGTACGGCTTGAGCCGGGCCGTGCGGATGCGTACGCCTCCTCGGCCCACATCTTGGCCCTGCGACCGTCCTCACAGACCGGAGGGTCACCCACACCATGA
- a CDS encoding ABC transporter substrate-binding protein — translation MRIARPRAARIVAAVIAAGLVATGCASERDDDGDSGDDSQPFVFGAAGDPASLDPSLASDGETFRVTRQAFETLLDHEPGGTELVGGLAEEWSGNETGTEWTFTLREGVTFHDGAELTGEVVCANFDRWYNWSGTYQNTTMSYYWQTVFGGFAENESPETPEPNYVGCTAPDELTAVIEVAEPSANYPGGFSLQAFSIHSPDSLEAYAEDEASGEGENLTFPGYSQEAGTAAGTGPFQISEWNKGNGEVSLTRFDEYWGDAAGVQELIFRTIPEEDARRQALQAGDIHGYDLVAPADVATLAGEGFQVPTRDVFNILYLGITQDSNEALQQLEVRQALAHAMDRENIVSTQLPEGGVVASQFMPDTVAGFSPDVTTYDYDPERAQQLLADAGAEDLAVDFCYPTEVTRPYMPAPADIYELLKADLEAVGITVNPVPLKWNPDYTETTRDGGCNIYLLGWTGDFNDGYNFLGTWFAGYSKEWGFENEELFALMDQAQAEPDEAARVAIYEQINEMVMEFLPGVPISSSPPSIAFSADVNPPTVSPLTQENFAEVSFK, via the coding sequence ATGCGCATAGCAAGACCCAGGGCCGCACGAATCGTCGCGGCCGTCATCGCGGCCGGGCTGGTCGCGACCGGTTGCGCCAGCGAGCGCGACGACGACGGCGACTCGGGCGACGACTCCCAGCCGTTCGTCTTCGGCGCGGCGGGCGACCCCGCCTCCCTGGACCCCTCGCTTGCCAGCGACGGCGAGACCTTCCGCGTCACGCGCCAGGCATTCGAGACGCTGCTCGACCACGAGCCGGGCGGCACCGAACTGGTCGGCGGGCTCGCCGAGGAGTGGAGCGGCAACGAGACGGGCACCGAGTGGACGTTCACCCTCCGCGAGGGGGTCACCTTCCACGACGGCGCCGAACTCACCGGCGAGGTCGTCTGCGCCAACTTCGACCGCTGGTACAACTGGTCGGGCACCTACCAGAACACGACCATGTCGTACTACTGGCAGACCGTGTTCGGCGGCTTCGCCGAGAACGAGAGCCCGGAGACGCCCGAGCCGAACTACGTCGGCTGCACCGCGCCCGACGAGCTGACGGCCGTCATCGAGGTCGCGGAGCCCTCCGCCAACTACCCGGGCGGCTTCTCCCTCCAGGCGTTCTCCATCCACTCGCCCGACTCCCTTGAGGCGTACGCCGAGGACGAGGCGAGCGGCGAGGGCGAGAACCTCACCTTCCCCGGCTACAGCCAGGAGGCCGGCACGGCCGCGGGCACAGGGCCGTTCCAGATCTCCGAGTGGAACAAGGGGAACGGCGAGGTCAGCCTGACCCGGTTCGACGAGTACTGGGGCGACGCCGCGGGCGTTCAGGAGCTGATCTTCCGCACGATCCCCGAGGAGGACGCCAGGCGGCAGGCGCTCCAGGCCGGCGACATCCACGGCTACGACCTGGTCGCGCCCGCCGACGTGGCGACGCTCGCGGGCGAGGGCTTCCAGGTGCCCACGCGCGATGTCTTCAACATCCTCTACCTGGGCATCACCCAGGACAGCAACGAGGCGCTCCAGCAGCTCGAGGTCAGGCAGGCGCTGGCGCACGCGATGGACCGCGAGAACATCGTCAGCACCCAGCTGCCCGAGGGCGGCGTGGTGGCCAGCCAGTTCATGCCGGACACGGTCGCGGGCTTCTCGCCCGACGTCACCACCTACGACTACGACCCCGAGCGCGCCCAGCAGTTGCTCGCGGACGCCGGTGCGGAGGACCTGGCGGTCGACTTCTGCTACCCGACCGAGGTCACCCGCCCGTACATGCCGGCCCCCGCCGACATCTACGAGCTGCTGAAGGCGGACCTCGAAGCCGTCGGCATCACCGTCAACCCGGTGCCGCTGAAGTGGAACCCGGACTACACCGAGACCACGCGCGACGGCGGCTGCAACATCTACCTGCTGGGCTGGACCGGTGACTTCAACGACGGCTACAACTTCCTCGGCACCTGGTTCGCCGGGTACAGCAAGGAGTGGGGCTTCGAGAACGAGGAGCTGTTCGCCCTGATGGACCAGGCCCAGGCCGAGCCCGACGAGGCCGCCCGCGTCGCCATCTACGAGCAGATCAACGAGATGGTGATGGAGTTCCTGCCCGGCGTGCCGATCTCCAGCTCGCCGCCCTCCATCGCGTTCTCCGCCGACGTCAACCCGCCGACGGTCTCGCCGCTGACGCAGGAGAACTTCGCCGAGGTCTCCTTCAAGTAG
- a CDS encoding amidohydrolase, translated as MSTGTHQTPHTVPGLDVAITSGYVVPVSGPPVEGGTVLIRGGRIAAVGPGREVEVPAGTPVVDAAGAWVLPGFVEAHGHLGVHEEAEGWAGQDTNEMTDPNGARMRALDALNPADTGFADALAGGVTSAVIKPGSGNPIGGRTVAVKCWGRSVDEMLIREPVSVKSALGENPKRVYGDKQRLPSTRQGVAAVIRDAFGRARDYRARREHAAAEGKPFDHDPTLETLVRVLDRELPWSQHTHRADDIATALRLADEFGYRVILNHGTEAHLLADEIARRGIPVVSGPLFTTRTKVETRGRTLANPGILERAGVKVAITTDHPVVPINFLVHQVTLCVKEGLDPATALRTITTHPAEIMGLDDRVGSLRTGLDGDVVIWSGDPLNVMSRALRVFIRGREVYTWDEGTRTGTVADPWYREPVA; from the coding sequence ATGAGCACCGGTACGCACCAGACACCGCACACCGTTCCCGGCCTCGACGTCGCCATCACCTCGGGTTACGTCGTCCCCGTCTCGGGCCCGCCGGTCGAGGGCGGCACCGTGCTGATCCGCGGCGGCCGGATCGCCGCCGTCGGACCCGGCCGCGAGGTGGAGGTCCCGGCCGGGACGCCCGTCGTCGACGCGGCGGGGGCCTGGGTGCTGCCCGGCTTCGTCGAGGCGCACGGCCACCTCGGCGTGCACGAGGAGGCCGAGGGCTGGGCCGGGCAGGACACGAACGAGATGACCGACCCCAACGGGGCCAGGATGCGCGCGCTCGACGCCCTCAACCCCGCGGACACCGGGTTCGCCGACGCCCTCGCCGGCGGCGTGACGAGCGCGGTCATCAAGCCGGGCTCGGGCAACCCCATCGGCGGCAGGACCGTCGCCGTCAAGTGCTGGGGCCGCAGCGTCGACGAGATGCTGATCCGGGAGCCGGTCAGCGTCAAGAGCGCCCTGGGCGAGAACCCCAAGCGGGTCTACGGCGACAAGCAGCGGCTGCCCTCGACGCGGCAGGGCGTGGCGGCCGTCATCCGCGACGCGTTCGGCCGCGCTCGCGACTACCGGGCCAGGCGCGAGCACGCCGCGGCCGAGGGCAAGCCGTTCGACCACGACCCCACCCTGGAGACCCTGGTCCGCGTCCTCGACCGCGAGCTGCCGTGGAGCCAGCACACCCACCGCGCCGACGACATCGCCACCGCGCTGCGGCTCGCCGACGAGTTCGGCTACCGCGTCATCCTCAACCACGGCACCGAGGCGCACCTGCTCGCCGACGAGATCGCCCGCCGCGGCATCCCGGTGGTCTCGGGGCCGCTGTTCACCACGCGGACCAAGGTGGAGACGCGCGGGCGCACCCTGGCCAACCCCGGCATCCTGGAGCGCGCCGGGGTCAAGGTCGCCATCACCACCGACCACCCCGTGGTGCCCATCAACTTCCTGGTGCACCAGGTCACGCTGTGCGTGAAGGAGGGACTCGACCCCGCCACCGCGCTGCGCACCATCACCACCCACCCGGCCGAGATCATGGGCCTCGACGACCGCGTCGGCAGCCTGCGCACCGGCCTGGACGGCGACGTCGTCATCTGGTCGGGCGACCCGCTGAACGTGATGAGCCGCGCGCTGCGCGTCTTCATCCGGGGGCGCGAGGTCTACACGTGGGACGAGGGCACCCGCACCGGGACCGTGGCCGACCCCTGGTACCGGGAGCCGGTCGCCTGA
- the glgB gene encoding 1,4-alpha-glucan branching enzyme, producing the protein MHATLSQADRTRLLAGEHHDPHALLGAHPAPGGTLVRVLRPLARRVTVRGAELAPEGDGLFSAVLPPGPAADPRPQVTWPDGTRSRAHDPYRFLPALGEVDLHLISEGRHERLWEALGARPMTHQGVTGTRFTVWAPNARGVRVAADFNGWDGTGFPMRSLGASGVWELFVPGVGPGTRYKYDVCRADGTHALRADPLALATECPPATASVVHRSDYAWGDAEWLDRRAERPAHAAPMSVYELHLPSWRPGLDYRGLAEQLPAYVRDLGFTHVELMPPAEHPFGGSWGYQVTGYYAPTARLGTPDDFKFLVDSLHRAGIGVLMDWVPAHFPKDEWALAAFDGTPCYEHPDPRRAEHPDWGTLEFDFGRREVRNFLVANAVFWCEEYHIDGLRVDAVASMLYLDYSRAEGEWLPNAEGGRENWDAVAFLQEMNATVYRRCPGVLTVAEESTAWDGVTRATEHGGLGFGFKWNMGWMHDSLRYMSKDPVHRGWHHGDMTFSMVYAYSENYVLPISHDEVVHGKRALVSKMPGDWWRQRADLRAYLAFMWAHPGKQLLFMGQEFAQGAEWSEETGPQWWVLDPGYVAAGDHAGVQRLVRDLNTGYRATPALWERDTDPGGFSWVEADAARDNLFAFLRFASDGSPLLVVCHFSPVARHGYRVGVPPVAGAWREALNTDAAAYGGSGVTTAAPVPASPTPSHGHGASLVLTLPPLATVWLRPV; encoded by the coding sequence GTGCACGCGACGCTGTCCCAGGCGGACCGGACCCGGCTGCTCGCCGGCGAGCACCACGACCCGCACGCGCTGCTCGGCGCCCACCCCGCGCCCGGCGGCACCCTGGTGCGCGTGCTGCGCCCGCTGGCCCGCAGGGTCACGGTCCGGGGCGCCGAGCTGGCCCCCGAGGGCGACGGGCTCTTCTCCGCCGTCCTCCCCCCAGGACCCGCGGCCGACCCGCGCCCGCAGGTGACGTGGCCGGACGGCACCCGCAGCCGCGCCCACGACCCGTACCGCTTCCTGCCCGCCCTGGGCGAGGTCGACCTGCACCTGATCTCCGAGGGCCGGCACGAACGCCTGTGGGAGGCGCTCGGCGCCCGGCCGATGACGCACCAGGGCGTGACGGGCACCCGGTTCACCGTGTGGGCGCCGAACGCGCGCGGCGTGCGCGTCGCCGCCGACTTCAACGGCTGGGACGGCACCGGCTTCCCGATGCGCTCGCTGGGCGCGTCGGGCGTGTGGGAGCTGTTCGTGCCGGGCGTCGGCCCCGGCACCCGCTACAAGTACGACGTCTGCCGGGCCGACGGCACCCACGCGCTGCGCGCCGACCCGCTCGCCCTGGCCACCGAGTGCCCGCCCGCGACCGCGTCCGTGGTCCACCGCAGCGACTACGCGTGGGGCGACGCCGAGTGGCTGGACCGCCGCGCCGAGCGGCCCGCGCACGCCGCGCCGATGTCCGTGTACGAACTGCACCTGCCCTCCTGGCGGCCCGGGCTGGACTACCGGGGGCTCGCGGAGCAGCTGCCCGCCTACGTCCGCGACCTCGGCTTCACCCACGTCGAGCTGATGCCGCCGGCCGAGCACCCGTTCGGCGGCTCCTGGGGCTACCAGGTGACCGGCTACTACGCGCCGACGGCGCGCCTCGGCACGCCCGACGACTTCAAGTTCCTCGTCGACTCCCTGCACCGAGCCGGCATCGGCGTGCTGATGGACTGGGTCCCCGCGCACTTCCCGAAGGACGAGTGGGCGCTGGCCGCGTTCGACGGCACGCCCTGCTACGAGCACCCCGACCCGCGCCGCGCCGAGCACCCCGACTGGGGCACGCTCGAATTCGACTTCGGACGCCGCGAGGTGCGCAACTTCCTCGTCGCCAACGCCGTGTTCTGGTGCGAGGAGTACCACATCGACGGCCTGCGCGTGGACGCGGTCGCCTCGATGCTCTACCTCGACTACTCGCGCGCGGAGGGCGAGTGGCTGCCCAACGCCGAGGGCGGCCGGGAGAACTGGGACGCGGTGGCGTTCCTCCAGGAGATGAACGCCACCGTGTACCGCCGCTGCCCCGGCGTGCTGACCGTGGCCGAGGAGTCCACCGCGTGGGACGGCGTCACCCGCGCCACGGAGCACGGGGGCCTCGGCTTCGGCTTCAAGTGGAACATGGGCTGGATGCACGACTCGCTGCGGTACATGTCCAAGGACCCCGTGCACCGCGGGTGGCACCACGGCGACATGACGTTCTCCATGGTGTACGCCTACTCGGAGAACTACGTCCTGCCGATCTCGCACGACGAGGTGGTGCACGGCAAGCGGGCCCTGGTGTCGAAGATGCCGGGCGACTGGTGGCGGCAACGCGCCGACCTGCGCGCCTACCTGGCGTTCATGTGGGCGCACCCGGGCAAGCAGCTCCTCTTCATGGGGCAGGAGTTCGCCCAGGGGGCCGAGTGGTCGGAGGAGACGGGCCCGCAGTGGTGGGTGCTCGACCCCGGCTACGTGGCGGCCGGCGACCACGCCGGGGTGCAGCGCCTGGTCCGCGACCTGAACACCGGCTACCGCGCCACCCCGGCGCTGTGGGAACGCGACACCGACCCCGGCGGCTTCTCGTGGGTCGAGGCGGACGCGGCGCGGGACAACCTGTTCGCCTTCCTCCGCTTCGCCTCCGACGGCTCCCCGCTCCTGGTCGTCTGCCACTTCTCCCCCGTGGCGCGGCACGGCTACCGCGTCGGCGTGCCGCCGGTGGCCGGTGCCTGGCGGGAGGCGCTGAACACCGACGCCGCCGCGTACGGCGGCAGCGGCGTCACCACGGCCGCGCCCGTGCCGGCGTCCCCCACGCCGAGCCACGGCCACGGGGCCAGCCTCGTGCTCACGCTCCCGCCCCTGGCCACCGTCTGGCTGCGCCCGGTGTGA